In one window of Candidatus Neomarinimicrobiota bacterium DNA:
- a CDS encoding SnoaL-like domain-containing protein: MKNTKNMLYGMVGVVFLATTTNCGSPSSDKKVAALVDAQANLERNIAMYDETWTKFVQGDTSMINEDRFQKDVVIVTDEGDLVGIEACKNYYMNYITGFSDREFTVLEVVGQGDRLVKHWNFKGTHTGNFFGIPASGNKLNLSGTTMVTMRDGKIAKEQDFFDMMSMVNQLTAGDVNADETKPGVN; this comes from the coding sequence ATGAAAAATACTAAAAACATGTTGTATGGAATGGTTGGTGTCGTTTTTTTAGCTACAACAACAAACTGCGGTTCTCCTTCATCTGATAAAAAGGTTGCGGCATTGGTTGATGCACAGGCAAATCTTGAAAGAAATATAGCCATGTATGATGAAACTTGGACGAAATTTGTACAAGGGGATACTTCAATGATAAATGAGGATAGATTTCAGAAGGACGTGGTCATCGTCACAGATGAAGGCGATCTTGTTGGAATAGAAGCATGTAAAAATTATTATATGAATTACATTACGGGTTTTTCAGATAGAGAATTCACTGTACTTGAGGTGGTGGGACAAGGCGATCGACTTGTAAAGCATTGGAATTTCAAGGGAACGCATACAGGCAATTTCTTTGGTATACCTGCTTCTGGAAATAAGTTAAATCTTTCGGGAACCACAATGGTCACAATGAGAGATGGGAAAATCGCTAAAGAGCAAGATTTCTTTGATATGATGTCGATGGTCAATCAGCTAACAGCTGGGGATGTAAATGCTGACGAAACAAAACCGGGAGTAAATTAA